The genomic region aattttaataaatttataatttttaaattcacaaaTACTAAAGTTTTTATAAttctaaatatctaataaacataatcagTAACAGTTTTTTGAAGTAAAATCATAGAATTGAGGGCACGACGGGTAAGCCTGCCCGCCCCGCTGAAACTTGTCAAAGCTCATGGGTTAGGCGGTGCGAGTTAAGCGGACTTTTTTTTATCATGGTGGTTTCAAATTTCTATCCCAATTCGCTTTTTTAGTGAGTTATGCAGGCTGGCCTGACAGATTTCAGTTTGTTTGCCACCATAACTACTAAccatagttgtaaaaaccgaACCGGACTGGCCAGTTCGACCGAAAAACCAAATCTTAGTTTGGTTCAATTTATTCTTTGGACCGTTTAAGAAAAAAACCGCTATGAACCGATAAGAATCAGATCAAACCGGTCAAAACTAATGAGAACCGGTGCAAACCGGTCtgcttgaaattttttttaaaatgtctcCACCAGGTTTTGAACCAAGAATCTTAGAGTAAAAGCAACCTCCACTTGCCACTCAGTCATTGCGCTTCTAAATATTATActtgacaaatactaattatatagtatacataaatatctaatttaatttaatatttgatttttttattttttaaattaattatattttaattatataccattattaatataaatataaatttcactaaaaatttattaatttacttgatctattttattactagtattgtgattaagattatttgttttgatattagtgttaaaatctactgatattatagttagatgataagctttgtgaattaattattttttttattgtgtcaaattaagatactattgtagtattACTGATATATTTTAtagtttttttatattagttatttttagaagttgagacttgattcttcataaaatattagtgaaaatatgtatttcaaattttaattttaaatttttaactattttatattttatatttacgtgaGATCGATTTTATCAGTTCAACCAATAATTTATCATTTGAACCAATAAGCCAATAAACCAGTAGCTTGACTGGTTCGATCACCAGTTCGATTCTAACAACTATCCTACTAACTACAATCTTTGTTGATCTCTAATAGAACTCAAATACTAATCTATTTCGTTTTATGACACATTGGGAGATGGTGGGTTAGTTTGCCAAAATATCTTTATTTAAAAAAGTAgtaaaattaattacaattattaaaataaaaataataaataaaaatctaATCATAATTCAAACACAAATAAAAATAGTTAAATNNNNNNNNNNNNNNNNNNNNNNNNNNNNNNNNNNNNNNNNNNNNNNNNNNNNNNNNNNNNNNNNNNNNNNNNNNNNNNNNNNNNNNNNNNNNNNNNNNNNNNNNNNNNNNNNNNNNNNNNNNNNNNNNNNNNNNNNNNNNNNNNNNNNNNNNNNNNNNNNNNNNNNNNNNNNAACACTGGTCCGACAGATTGACTTCTCTCGCCTTACTAAAATGGGCACGGATTCGGTACGCAGAAGTAGTTTGCGCACGGAAACGCCAAGGTACTCTTTGGCGCACCAGTCAACAAAAAGTATCGAAATCAAAATATCTGTTTTTATGGgatcttttttttaattacacATAAAATAGAGggataactttttttattttttttaaatgaatacATTTCACTCAATTGTTAAAAGCTGCTAACTTCCTTTTCCaagttttcttcttctccttcctttgTCGTCGTAAGCGCCCGCTCCTTCCATTATCTCCATCACCAACAACAACTCAACCCTCTCCACTGCCTCTCCTACTTGCTCCTTCGCGCTACCAACTCCTTTTCTTTCCCACTCAGTCATGGTGGCTTTGGCACCGTCTTCCCCGGCACGCACAAAGTCACTGCCCACACTCTACCGAAAATTGCATGACTCATACCGTCCATCCCTTCAAAAGTGCCCACGTTCTCATATTCAACAGTGAGATCCACTTCCATAGCATAGCGATTGGTGAAGCCATTGACTAAAGTTGGAGTCTTTGTGAATCACTATTGAAAAGCATCGCTATGAGCTGGGTCGGTAGAAATTATGAGAACAGAGTTGCCAACAGTGGCTAGAAGAATCGAGAGTATTGAGCTGCATGTGGTTTTGCCAACGCCACCTTTACCACCAGCAAAGACCCATTTGAGATCTTTTTGTTCTAGAATGTTCTGCACCTTCCTGTTCATCCGCCATAGCCACACTGCTCCTGTTTCTATCAACTGTGTTTTCGAATATTCTGTCAAAGGCTAAAAGGAGATTCGgcgttttttaataattaattaatttttatgaaaattataattaataaactTAATTTAGTAATTACtaatttttcatatcatattattataattaataaaattattttaaaaatttactaaTTTATCAGATTATATtactataattaataaaattatcaaaaataTAAGTAATTTCCTAAATCATATTANNNNNNNNNNNNNNNNNNNNNNNNNNNNNNNNNNNNNNNNNNNNNNNNNNNNNNNNNNNNNNNNNNNNNNNNNNNNNNNNNNNNNNNNNNNNNNNNNNNNNNNNNNNNNNNNNNNNNNNNNNNNNNNNNNNNNNNNNNNNNNNNNNNNNNNNNNNNNNNNNNNNNNNNNNNNNNNNNNNNNNNNNNNNNNNNNNNNNNNNNNNNNNNNNNNNNNNNNNNNNNNNNNNNNNNNNNNNNNNNNNNNNNNNNNNNNNNNNNNNNNNNNNNNNNNNNNNNNNNNNNNNNNNNNNNNNNNNNNNNNNNNNNNNNNNNNNNNNNNNNNNNNNNNNNNNNNNNNNNNNNNNNNNNNNNNNNNNNNNNNNNNNNNNNNNNNNNNNNNNNNNNNNNNNNNNNNNNNNNNNNNaattttattaattatagtaatatgatttaagaatttttttaaaataatcttATTAATTATGTTAATATGATATGAGAAATTAATTATTATGTTAaatcaattttattaattatagtaatacgtcataaaaaattattaattacatAGAGTATGAAATTAGtattttttgattaattttattaaataattgatAGGTATTATCGCTGACTTGAAAAATAAAtcgaaaatgaaaagaaaatatatGTAAAAAGTTCTAAGGTTCAAATAATAGAATGAAATATATCGaggataagaagaagaaaaaaaaaaaaccctaaaccttaagtcttaaaccctaaactctaaattaGTAATTTATAGAGTAACTtgatttattataataatatatattgaaaGTTATAATTATTCATATTTCTGGTAATTTTATTAATTACAGTAATATAATCTGATAAAttagtaaatttttaaaataattttattaattataataatatgatatgaaaaattaGTAATTACTAAATTAagtttattaattataattgtcataaaaattaattaattattaaaaaacgcCGAATCTCCTTTTAGCCTTTGACAGAATATTCGAAAACATAGTTGATAGAAACAGGAGCAGTGTGGCTATGGCGGATGAACAGGATGGTGCAGAACATTCTAGAACAAAAAGATCTCAAATGGGTCTTTGCTGGTTGTAAAGGTGGCGTTGGCAAAATCACATGCAGCTCAATACTCTCGATTCTTCTCATCACTGTTGACAACTCTGTTCTCATAATTTCCACCGACCCAGCTCATAGCGATGCTTTTCAACAGTGATTCACAAAGACTCCAACTTTAGTCAATGGCTTCACCAATCGCTATGCTATGGAAGTGGATCTCACTGTTAAATACGAGGACGTGGGCACTTTTGAAGGAATGGACGGTATGAGTCATGCAATTTTCGGCAGAGTGTGGGCAATGACTTTGGGCGTGCCGGAGAAGACGGTGCCAAAGCCACTGTAAGACCCAGAAATTTTAAATAAATCTTATTATGAATTAATTTCAATTCATCTATTTATTAGaaattctattttcaaaaattattttattaaagctaattaaatcaaaaattaaatcaggttttgataattaattaaaattttacctaattttataattattgaattattttctatatttaaattataaaattagtagTTATGGAATGACAAGAATTTTTATgtgatttaattcaaataatTGCTATTTCTATgatttaatactttaagttttaGGAATAAAGAAAATAGATCTTATTATCTTATAAATTCAACTAAAGAATTTGATTTCaaatcaattagtattttaatacaacaaataatattttaaaataattttgaatattaaattagattttaaattaacacTCTATAccctaatttgattaaaattaacCAAATCTAAATTAATCCCAAAATCTCCAATTTTATACACAAACCCTAACCTTAATTttaccctaatccttacccacacTCACCGCCACTCATTAGCACTCACCCTATTCCCCTTTTCCCCAAACACATACACAGCAGgcacagagaaagaaagaaacggcagaaagaaaagggagaaaacaGGGAAAGAAAAGAGGGAGAGCAGAAGGGGGAAGAGAGGGAGACGGCGCCGGTGGGCATCATTGCCACCGTCGCCGCCGCTGTGCCGTCAGGAGGGAGATCCGAGGAAGAGAGAGAGTGTGGAGTTGAGGGAGCAGAGAAACACGCCGCCACCTCCAGACGCCGTTGCCGCCGCCGTCGCCCTCATCCCGAATCGCCATCATCGCCGGTGCAGGGAGAGGAGTTGTCGCGCCACTGTAGCGCCGCCGCCACTGTTGGGTCGCCGTGCTGTCGTCTGAGAACAGAGAGCGTGCGCGAGGAAGGAGAAGCCCTGCCCTCGCGTCCGTGGTTGTCTCCGCGGGTCCCTGTCGCCGCCGCCTCTGAGTTCGTCGCCGTCAAGCAGAGCGCGCACAGAGGAGAAGCCGTTCAAGCCAGACAGAGCGCGCACAGAGGAGAAGCCGTTCAAGCCACTGTCAAGTCACCATCGATGAAGCTTCAACCGCTGTACCTCTGGTCACCAGAAACTGCCGTTGGAGCCGCCACCTTCTTGGTAAACCCTAGCCCTGTTTTGGATTTCTCTTATTGTCGGTCAAAATCCTGGTTACTATAAGAGCTGTTGCTGAGGTTGTTTGTGCCAAGGATTGTTTATCGCAAGTTGCTCTGTCGGAGCTACCATTCCACTACTGCCGCCTTTGCTCTGAGCCGTTAATTGTAGCGAGTATTGTTGTCATGGCGGCTGCTCGGTTTAGTCGCTCCTCTTTAGCATGGTAAGCTATTCCTTATTTCAATTTCGAACTGTGTCAGTCGTCGCTGTTCTATTATATGTTAAGACTCTCCGACGTTAATGCTTTAGGATCGAGGTCCGGTTGCTGCACGTTGGTAAATTTAAGTTGCTGTTATGGGTGCGGACACCATGGAGATGTGATTGCGATTGTTACCAATGTCGGGCCGAGAGGAAAAGAGTTCCGGTGACGTGTTTGGTCTATAGTTTCGACTTattgaggtaggggtttttccTAAAATCTActttatattacagagttgttatgaatagatattaatgtgagaaacatatgtctgtgattatgattgtcttataaatgtggttgtttgctggactgaatgATTGGCTACTTGATTGCTTGAGTAGTTTGTGATTGctgaaaagaaattagtttgaaaagtttagttgattattatgaaaaatggctTTCTTGATTTTGAAGCTACTTTTGATAATGTGAACGAATCGGCTTTGGAAATGATTTGGAATATGAAATTGAATTGATTTCGGAAacggtttaattttgagttagtctaattttataaatgatttagtatttgagctggtttggttttaaaaagagatttattattggcATTTATTCgctttgaaaataaattgatattggagttggttgaattttggaagatgattgagatttggaaatagTTGAGAAaatgtttgagaaatgtttggatggaacccgaaaagggtggcagaatccgagttttagaggagatgctgccggaattttataaaattggaagttttgtttgaagtaattgtttaaaaagatttagttctTAAACGTTATATGTTTAAagttgatttatttagaaaagaaagaattatattttggattgagattgttgattaacggaaaaaaggatgatgaggatggatttgaaatatgatttttgaatgaatttggaaatgggatatggattgacgaatgatgatgatattgatgaatgtgaatgaattatttatgtggcttatgaatttgaaatatctgagatacgaggttccctggattaagtgccgtggcttaccaccacgtgtaccaggttgaaaactcgatactctgttgaccctacgacgtaagtgtgaccgggcactatataaattcccgggaatgttacccccattgagcaatattgattatttgagaaaaagctatgcataaactcttggggatgcacgtcgggggacagtctaaggacaattcagacttgtcgggttggctggataaccgacagatgagcctcatcagccataggacaggcatgcatcatatgcatttgtatgctttgcttgggtttgaacttgttttggtttgcctaattgctaaactgttcttaactgctacttgaactatttgctgtaactgcttcctacttgtgctttccttgtctgtcttacctgtgtttgtcctggcgtgttaCATTTGAGAATGGACTTTGGTGCTGAATGAAtgactgtgttgtttgattgcatggttggtttctgattgaaatTTGCTTATGAGAAAGGAAAGACTCTGGAtttatgaaaatattaaacattgtttctttgaaaaggttttgaacgattagcTATTGGATTTTTAAAAGggttcataaggcaatgataatcataGAAtctgaaaatagttttcttattgaatatcttcttatgacaactttgaaactccatggtgagaccgtgtggttaggttctcacccccctacagctttacctttttcaggaaccagatgaagaagcattaagaagagttatactacgtttggtttatatgttgttgtattaattagattattttctcccctcgtctttgttattacaagtttgtaagagggataggaattgtatgttttatacgtatattatattgaattattatataaggagtcttgtatatgaatctatgcctacttgtaattttctgaaaaaaaaaagtatctaTTTccagttttcaaagaaatcagcaatACAGTATCGAGTTATACGCTCCTATTCTAATATTTAGTATGTtaagtagtcgtaatactccttgctatcagagtagcgcagccggaagcgtgatttctgatagtgagggtgttacagccACCATGGCTGAGTGGGAAAGAGAAGGAGTTGGTAGCGCGAAGGAGCAAGTAGGAGAGGCGATGGGGAGGGTTGAGTTGTTGTTGGTGATGGAGATAATAGAAGGAGCGGACGCTTGCGACGacaaagaaaggagaagaagaaaacttGGAGAAAGAAGTTAGCAGCTTTTAACAATTGAGTGAAATgtattcatttaaaaaaaataaaaaaaattatccctCTATTTTATGTGTAATTAAAAAAAAGACCCCATAAAAACAGATATTTTGATTTCGATATTTTTTGGCTTACTGGAGCGCCAAAGAGTACCTTGGCGTTTCCGTGCGCAAACTACTCCTGCGTACCGAATCCGTCCCCTACTAAAATCCACAAATTTAGTGAGTTGTTTGTACTTTAGCTCTATATTCTTGGCTGGTTTAGCTGGTAGACCTGCTTTAAGTAACCCCATtatggttttttgtttttttttttgttttggacgGGAGTAACACCATTGTGCTTTCTTTTTTTGGATCTGACACATTACACAACACAACACCCACTTATACACACTACTACTACTAACATGAATTCTATATTTCTCATTCAGAATTCAAATATGAGTGCAGCTCCTAATGAGGCAGGTGACGCTGTCATTGTTTCTATTTCGTTAACCTCATTGCGTTTCTTATTGGGCCTAATGATGATACTTTTCTGAACCTGGTGAAGAAAATTTCATGCCCTAAGCTATTCAAGCTGTGATGTTGATGACCATAAGGGATTAAGAGAGGGAAAAGAATAAGTTGTTCTCATtttgaaaagaatgaaaaatcccttaaaaaatatttgttgagttataacttcttatatactatgtactccttatgtactcccactatataaaaaaaaatacaaataaaaaaaataatctaggtaacaccCTCCCGCAAGCTAGAATTGTATAAATCTAACAATCCTAGCTTGGAAACATTAGTAGAGAAGGGACCTGGTGGTAGAGCTTTGGTAAGAAAATCAGCAAGTTGGTCTTGGGACCGAACCGGCATAAGATGAATGAGACCAGACAGATGTTTTTCACGAACAATGTGGCAGTCTACTTCAATGTGTTTGGTTCTTTCATGGAAGATGGGATTGTTGGCAATATGAATAGCTGACTGGTTGTCACAGAATAGGGTGATAGATTTTTGAAGCGGCAAACCAAGAAAATCCATTAAAAAAGACAACCAGCTAGCTTCACAAGTGGCAGCTGCAAGAGATCTGTATTCAGCTTCTGCAGAGGACTTGGCAACAGTGGTTTGTTTCTTACTCTTCCAACTGACAAGAGAGCTTCCAAGCATGAAGCAATAACCAGAAACAGAGCGACGAGTATCGGCACAGGTAGCCCAGTCAGCATCGGCAAATCCAGTGAGATGCATATCAGAAGTAGAGGAGAAGAATAAACCAGTTGCAGGTCTACCTTTTAAGTATCGAAGCACACGGAAAGCAGCCTGCAGGTGAGAGGTGGTTGCACAGTCCAAAAACTGACTCAAACGCCCCACAGCATAGGAGATATCGGGTCTAGTGTTTGTGAGGTAAAGGAGTCGGCCGATGAGTTGTCTGTAAGTAGTGTTGTCAGTTAAAATAGTACCCGACTCCTTCGAGAGTTTCTGACTATAATCAAATGGAGTGGAGAGAGGCTTGCAATCCAGATAACCAAAATCCTTGAGAAGGTCCATGGCATACTTCCGTTGATAAATGTGAATTCCCGAGTTGGAGCGTGCGACTTCCATTCCCAAGAAGTACTTGAGATCACCAAGGTCTTTGATTTTAAACTTGTCATCTAAAATCTGCTTGATGGAATTGATTTCACCAATGTTATCACCGGTTAAAACCAAATCATCCACATATACTAGGATGGCAGTGAAGCCTTCAGAAGATTTCTTGATGAAGAGGGAGTGATCATCAAAAAACTGCTTATAACCAGCATCAACAAGAGTCTGAGTGAGCTTAATATTCCATTGCCTGCtagcttgcttaagtccatatAGAGACTTTTGTAATTTGCAGACCAAACCTGGTTGTGACACATCCAAACCGGGCGGTATCCGCATGTAAACTTCCTTGTCCAAATCTCCATGAAGGAAGGCAGTGTTGACGTCCAGCTGTTTCAAATGCCATTTCTTTGCCGCTGCCAATGCCAATATTACTCGTAGAGTAGTCATTTTGACAACTGGACTAAATGTATCACCATAATCTACTCCTTGCACTTGAGTGAATCCTTTTGCAACTAGCCTGGCTTTGTGCCTTTCTATGGTTCCATCGGGATTGAATTTTACCCGAAAAATCCATTTGCAACCCACAGCTTTCTTGCCTTTTGGGAGTTCAGTGAGACACCAAGTTCTATTCTGATCCAGAGCTACTAATTCAGCTTGTATTGCCTTTCTCCAGCATTCATGTGCAGCCGCTTCCTCATAGGTGCTAGGTTCTGGATTTGAGGTGATAGCTAGAGAAAGAGACTTATATTCTGGGTTTAGTTTATCATATGACAAATATTGTGAGATAGGATATAAGGTGTTAGAGTTGGCAAAGTTGCTAGGATGCGTTGTATGGGATATCATACAATGGTAGTCCTTCAAATAAGCAGGCGATCTCTTGACCCTTTCAGATTTTCGAGT from Arachis ipaensis cultivar K30076 chromosome B02, Araip1.1, whole genome shotgun sequence harbors:
- the LOC110269291 gene encoding uncharacterized protein LOC110269291, with protein sequence MEVDLTVKYEDVGTFEGMDGMSHAIFGRVWAMTLGVPEKTVPKPLRHRERKKRQKEKGENRERKEGEQKGEERETAPVGIIATVAAAVPSGGRSEEERECGVEGAEKHAATSRRRCRRRRPHPESPSSPVQGEELSRHCSAAATVGSPCCRLRTESVREEGEALPSRPWLSPRVPVAAASEFVAVKQSAHRGEAVQARQSAHRGEAVQATVKSPSMKLQPLYLWSPETAVGAATFLDCLSQVALSELPFHYCRLCSEPLIVASIVVMAAARFSRSSLAWIEVRLLHVGKFKLLLWVRTPWRCDCDCYQCRAERKRVPVTCLVYSFDLLRNQMKKH